One window from the genome of Synergistetes bacterium HGW-Synergistetes-1 encodes:
- a CDS encoding DNA polymerase III subunit alpha codes for MSDRPFVHLHVHSEYSLLDGANKCDDLASAAVEMGMDSIAITDHGVMYGCVEFYNKCRAKGVKPILGCEVYVDPNGYTCREGKNQYHLILLAENEEGYHNLMKIVSVANTDGFYYKPRIDHELLSKYSKGIIGASACLGGEIPGLILKGDTDGALSRAALYRDILGEGNFFLELQHNSIPEQAIVNKSLIEMAKKGNYPLIATNDVHYMRKTDAEWHDVLLCVQTNSNVDDPNRYRFRGNDYYYRSPQEMWDLFGTDIPECLLNTQKIADRCDVKLEMGHYYLPEFPLPEGETLESYLRRTAEAGLKKRLKSDSPPENYIERLYYELGVIEQMGFPGYFCIVADIISAAKDRGIPIGPGRGSAAGSVVAWSLGITDLDPIKYNLLFERFLNPERISMPDIDTDVSDKRRDELIEYIVQKYGSDRVAQIITFDRMKSKGAITDVGRALGMTVPDVRRVTKLIPDSLKSGITNIGEALAGVPDLKAIYDTEPAVRKLLDISANIEGISRHCSQHAAGVVITPKPIIEMVPVRKFGENQIVTQYSMDPVEKLGLVKMDFLGLRTLSVIEGALENIKSNGKGTIDLEEIPMDDQKTFEMLQRGDTLGVFQLESSGMTALVIRMKPDCFEDLIALVALYRPGPLESGMADQYVRCKHKEEPVHFLHPALAESMKETYGVILYQEQVMQSASALAGYTLGEADLLRRAMGKKKVEVMAEQREKFIGGAVKNNVDARKAGEIYDIIEKFAGYGFNKSHSAAYALISYRTAWLKANYGPEFLAAYLSSIVGSKMSILGQYIRSVREAGFSVLPPDINESKEDFSASGEIIRLGLSAVAKVGHSAVKNIIELRDKEGAFQSFWDFFLKIDTRVVNRGVIENLIKSGAFDSLEKNRAKLLNALPSFLEYASKRCTDTNQCSLFDNVEDAVLDPVMDECEDFSVRGKLDFEKESMGLYISGHPYDNYFPIIKNYINCSFSDMQLWQAGNQQVVTAGLLTSYKERYTKKGDPMGVLDFEDSEATIEAVMFPKQWSKYKPILNIGALYFIRGQVRQDRGLSILADEVYPEEDFQLFLVPHVTITVEADGLGEVFYGDLCKLLRKHPGKYDVLLKLVNSEQTVVSLLKSIKVDLNEKLCADIIDQSKGRAYCS; via the coding sequence ATGAGTGACAGACCATTTGTTCATTTGCACGTCCACAGTGAATACAGCCTGCTGGACGGCGCAAATAAGTGTGATGACCTTGCATCGGCTGCTGTCGAAATGGGAATGGATTCCATTGCAATTACAGATCACGGAGTCATGTACGGATGTGTGGAGTTTTACAACAAATGCAGGGCTAAGGGAGTAAAACCTATTCTTGGATGCGAGGTCTATGTCGACCCTAACGGCTACACCTGCAGGGAGGGCAAAAACCAGTACCACCTTATACTTCTTGCCGAAAATGAAGAGGGATACCATAACCTCATGAAGATAGTCTCTGTTGCGAACACAGACGGCTTCTACTATAAACCAAGGATCGACCATGAACTGCTCTCGAAATACAGTAAGGGGATAATTGGTGCCTCTGCCTGTCTTGGCGGAGAGATACCGGGACTGATACTGAAAGGTGACACGGATGGCGCATTATCCAGAGCTGCACTTTACAGAGACATCCTTGGTGAAGGAAATTTCTTCCTTGAGCTGCAGCACAACAGCATCCCTGAGCAGGCCATCGTCAATAAAAGTTTGATCGAGATGGCAAAAAAAGGAAATTATCCTCTGATAGCAACAAACGACGTTCACTACATGCGTAAAACAGACGCGGAGTGGCATGACGTCCTGCTTTGCGTCCAGACAAACAGTAATGTAGATGATCCGAACAGGTACAGGTTCAGGGGAAATGATTATTACTACAGATCGCCCCAGGAAATGTGGGACTTGTTCGGCACAGATATCCCTGAATGCCTTCTCAATACGCAGAAAATTGCAGACAGATGCGATGTAAAACTTGAGATGGGACATTATTACCTTCCTGAATTTCCGCTTCCCGAGGGTGAGACCCTGGAGTCTTATCTGCGCAGGACAGCAGAGGCGGGTCTCAAAAAGAGACTTAAAAGCGATTCCCCTCCGGAAAATTATATTGAACGCCTTTACTACGAACTCGGCGTAATTGAACAAATGGGATTTCCAGGCTATTTCTGCATAGTTGCGGACATCATCTCCGCTGCTAAGGACAGGGGCATACCGATCGGCCCCGGAAGAGGATCCGCAGCAGGTTCAGTGGTGGCCTGGTCACTTGGCATAACAGACCTTGATCCTATCAAATACAATCTGCTCTTTGAACGTTTTCTTAATCCGGAACGCATAAGCATGCCTGATATCGATACTGACGTCTCCGATAAAAGAAGGGACGAACTTATAGAGTATATAGTGCAAAAGTACGGCAGTGACAGGGTAGCACAGATCATTACCTTCGACCGGATGAAGAGTAAGGGCGCGATCACGGATGTTGGCAGGGCATTAGGAATGACTGTTCCTGACGTTAGGAGAGTCACGAAGCTGATACCCGATTCACTTAAATCCGGGATTACCAACATAGGCGAGGCGCTTGCAGGAGTCCCTGACCTCAAGGCCATATACGATACTGAACCTGCGGTAAGGAAACTCCTCGACATATCAGCTAACATAGAGGGGATTTCAAGACACTGTTCGCAGCATGCCGCAGGCGTCGTCATTACTCCTAAACCTATAATTGAAATGGTCCCGGTGAGAAAATTCGGAGAAAACCAGATAGTGACACAGTATTCAATGGATCCTGTTGAAAAGCTGGGGCTTGTAAAAATGGATTTTCTTGGGTTAAGGACGCTTTCTGTTATTGAGGGGGCGCTGGAAAATATCAAGTCCAACGGCAAAGGGACCATAGACCTCGAAGAGATACCGATGGATGACCAGAAGACATTCGAAATGCTTCAGCGTGGTGACACCCTGGGGGTATTCCAGCTCGAATCCAGCGGTATGACCGCACTGGTCATAAGGATGAAGCCTGACTGTTTTGAAGACCTGATAGCCCTTGTCGCCCTTTACAGACCGGGACCGCTGGAAAGTGGAATGGCAGACCAGTATGTAAGGTGCAAACACAAGGAAGAACCGGTCCACTTCCTCCATCCGGCACTTGCAGAATCTATGAAGGAGACTTACGGAGTCATCCTGTACCAGGAACAGGTCATGCAGAGCGCGTCCGCACTTGCAGGCTACACTCTTGGGGAAGCCGACCTCCTCAGGAGGGCAATGGGAAAGAAAAAAGTCGAGGTCATGGCTGAACAGCGTGAGAAATTCATCGGCGGTGCAGTCAAAAACAATGTAGATGCAAGAAAAGCCGGAGAGATCTATGACATCATAGAAAAATTTGCGGGATATGGATTCAACAAGTCTCACAGCGCGGCCTATGCCCTTATAAGCTACAGGACCGCCTGGCTCAAAGCCAATTACGGGCCGGAGTTTCTTGCTGCGTATCTTTCCAGCATAGTTGGATCCAAAATGAGCATACTGGGGCAGTATATAAGAAGTGTGAGAGAGGCCGGTTTCTCCGTATTGCCCCCTGATATTAATGAATCCAAAGAAGATTTCTCTGCATCGGGAGAGATAATAAGGCTTGGGCTATCTGCAGTTGCAAAGGTAGGACACAGCGCAGTAAAAAACATCATAGAATTGCGTGATAAAGAGGGTGCATTTCAATCCTTCTGGGATTTCTTCCTGAAAATAGACACGCGGGTGGTAAACAGAGGCGTAATAGAGAACCTCATAAAATCCGGAGCCTTCGACAGCCTTGAAAAAAACAGGGCAAAGCTTCTTAACGCGCTGCCTTCGTTTCTGGAGTACGCGTCAAAAAGGTGTACTGATACCAATCAATGCTCTCTTTTCGACAATGTTGAGGATGCTGTGCTCGACCCGGTGATGGATGAATGTGAAGATTTTTCTGTCAGGGGAAAGCTCGATTTTGAAAAAGAGAGCATGGGGCTTTATATTTCAGGTCACCCTTACGATAACTATTTCCCCATTATCAAGAACTATATCAACTGCTCATTCTCAGATATGCAGCTCTGGCAGGCCGGTAACCAGCAGGTCGTCACAGCCGGTCTGCTTACTTCATATAAGGAGCGCTATACAAAAAAAGGAGACCCTATGGGAGTCCTGGATTTTGAGGATTCTGAAGCAACTATCGAAGCTGTGATGTTCCCGAAACAGTGGAGCAAATACAAACCAATTCTGAATATAGGAGCTCTTTACTTTATCAGGGGACAGGTGAGACAGGACAGGGGACTTTCCATACTTGCCGATGAGGTATACCCTGAAGAAGATTTTCAGTTGTTCCTTGTGCCACATGTTACAATTACTGTTGAAGCGGATGGATTGGGAGAGGTTTTTTATGGAGATCTCTGCAAACTGCTTCGCAAACATCCGGGAAAGTATGACGTACTGCTTAAATTAGTTAATTCTGAACAGACAGTTGTCTCCTTGCTCAAGTCGATCAAGGTAGACCTTAACGAGAAACTGTGTGCGGATATCATAGATCAATCAAAGGGCAGGGCATATTGTTCCTGA